CTTttgtaattacatttttatgttcagTTAATTTATGATAAATTTGTAAGCTAAGTGGGAATAAAAAGAACAGATTAAAACATCTTCAGCAGATTCTATGAGAatatttgatctcatattttgacctttaaaaatcatgatttcaaatgttatctcatattttgactttttaaactcacaattttaaattttatctaattttttgacCTCTGAAATCTATGATTTTGAACATAACCTTATGCTGTGACCTCTAAAACTCCCGATTTCTAGtgtagctcatattttgaccttttaaactgatgattttgacttttatcttaaattttgatttaaaaaacctattattttgaattcaatatcatgtttttaatttttatcctatattttgacctctaaaacctttgtttgaatttaatctcatattttgaccctttgtTCTAATATTTGGACCGTTTTAACAAACAACTTGAATTTTATGTAATATCTCTACCTCTGAAACCTTCGGATTTTTGATATAACCTCATGCTGTGATCTCTTAAactcctattttgaccttttaacccctttttttgaccttttcagttgatgtttttgatttttatctcctattttgattttaaaatccaaaGATTTTAAGTAtatcatatcttgacctttaaaactctttttttttattttaactcatatttggacctttaaaaTCTTCtactttgaattaaatcacatgatttgacctttaaattcatgatttttaatttaaattcatACTGTGACCTCTAAAACGCGATTTTTGAATTTAGCTTTtatcttgacattttaaactgatgattttgacttttatgtcttttttttattttaaaaatctatgattttgaatttaatatcACATGTTGAGCTTTAAAACTAATGTTTTTGAAGTTTATCTTATAATTTGGCCAATcaaaccttttattttgaatttaatctcttattttgaactttaaactcatgattttttaatttaatcatatACTAGGGCCTctaaaagtcagaatttcttgtttagctctttttttaaccttttaaacctatgatttcaaatttaatctcatattttgaactcatgtatgtttcttttttatttttgtttgtgtgtaaagcacgGTGTGCTAAATTGTTTTGaattaaaagtgctatacaaataaagattgactgATCTATTGATTATCAAATTGATCAGGACAATTCTTCAAAAGCTTAGTATTCCAcatttcaactgttttttttccctgtaaatGACCGACTACATAGGGATGGGGGAAAGTTCAATATAATTCATGCAACAACAGCAGACTGTTGGCAGCTAAACATGACTATTCAAACCAAATAAGCAGCTGaataaaactgtttgttttctttgtggatttaaactgaaagaaaatgaatgcTTGAAGCTTAAACACTGAGCAGATTTTAGTTTCCTTTCTTGAAATGACTTAACATGTAAAAGTAAACTCAATTATCTACATACACCGAAGAAATTAAATGATTAACCTCTAGGTAACAGGTTTAAACAGGTGTGTAAAGCTCTCGTGACGTCCCAGCTATGAATTGGGGGATAAAGCAGTATGACGATGACAGAAGGAGCTCTAAGTGGAGCTTGTGTTAATTACAAGTAAAGGAAAAGGTCTAACAGCAGAGGGGATGTCAGGCTCACGGGATCAGAGAGACTACATGTGAGACGTTGTAAATTTTACCATGGCAGCATGTGCTCTCACCTGATGAATGAATGGGTCAGTCACACAGTGCACCTGACACTGAATACAGAGATTAACAGAGCAGGAGTATTAAACCTGTGTGAAATTTGCTCTTAATATGAGGATTAGCTGGATTGCTAACACAAGGATTCAGAAAGTTAGTCTGAGCTGCTGGCTGGGCTCACAAATTATCATCAGTGTTTGCTCAAATGGTCAAGTTTTATTCACAGAACATGATACCAAGTCCACCCATATTTACTAAAGTACAGGGTAAAGTAGCTGAATATTGTTTGAATAATGTGTGGGTGTGTAAGATTCATATCATTACTTGTACTTAGATGTGAGGCAGCAGAAACTGACATGGCAAAGCTGTCATAAAAAGAATAATTTGAACCTGATGATgctaaaaacacttcaaaaaggCCTCTGAAGAACCAGCTATACCTGAAACACTGACTGTAAACATCTTGCTAACCAGCGCCCTCTGGTTGCAACACTTGGAAACTGAAACTCTTTTCATTTGTCAACAACCAGGGCTTCTGAGAGCACTGAACACCTGAAGGTTACACTGAAACTCACAGGTTTAAAGttggcttttttaaaactctttataTCACCGTATTCTCACTGAATACCCAAATGATGCCACTTGCTGTTAAACTAACCATAAACTACTTCAGCTGCACTTTTTTTAACACAACTACACTGTTTTCTGTGTGGTAAAACCTAAAGCCTGAAAGattgaaagcatttttttcaattctgatGTCCAAAGTACAGAACatgaataaatagaaataatttctTTAATTATGTGATGCCATATTTGGAATTCTTATAATTACAGTCCTTCAAGTAACTCGGTTAACCTGCTTTGTAAAACAAAAGGCCCTAATTGTTTGCGTGACAACTTTGTACATAGATGctttgtgtatatgtgtgtgtttgcaaagtaaatccatcattaagtaGTTGCATGACAAATAGGTGGAATGTGAAAGTCTTGTGAGAACTGGGCCTTGATCGATGTGAATGCTCATCATTGTTTTCTCTGGAGATGAATGACCCTGATGGACTTTGTCACAGAGATTAAAGGCTCATGAATGCTAATGAGCGCTGATGTCACGCACTGTGTAACGAGGTCCTCACACAAATCCAAAATTCatgaatttttttaattgggCTGATTTCATTATCTTTAGATGCATGATTTTTTAAGAGCTTTTAGTCGTATTGCACGTTTACACAGGGTTTGACATACCGTTTATATAACTGTGCTGTTTTTTCAACTAACTTCTCTAGTAGGTGTTTTCTAGGAACGTGTATCAgggtcatttaaaaatataaaagtagaAAGTGAATTAATTTTTGAGggaagaaaaataatttttaaattttatgtagttgtaaacaaaaacaaactcaaacaaatgtttgagttttaatagttgtaaatttacaaggtaaaaaatctgcaaatttTGACTTCACAAACTTCaaaatttgcacttttttgagTCATAAATTTATATCACactaatgaaaaaacacaaagaaaaaaaccccaaagaAACCCAAAGCATTGGTTTGCTCAGAGTCATCTCCTGGATGCTCtcagtgtgttgttttttctgAATAGCTCCATCTCATGGCAATGTCTCTTCAAAATCTACTGTCAAAGCTAATGATAATGTGATCATCCTGGGCTAAAATCACAAGTAttttctttctgctttgttCCAGTATAAAGTACAATTTGATTAGGTACTCGAATGCAGAACTTGTACAAGGTAAACAGCTTTTTAAGTGTTTGACTTTAtagtttaaaaacttttaaggtccctttaaagttaataaattgactttattttaggtttgttgtatgacaggccactgtgttataaaccacCATGTCAAATTTCAATGgtgaaaaacatctctgagtttattaaattaagcctcaaaatcaagaaaaatgaggatggtgtgggcgtgtcagttgaatgagctgaagccatgcccactctCGAGAAATacgatttttaaaaaatgcctttgaTCAGAGTGAGGcacctggctctgtgccagagcagagagacagacattggggattaaatttactgttttctggcacaaatctctccattatgatacatttaatgacccataggccactgaggctgatagatttgggaaatttacctcacaatgaaatATAATTTCATATCATGTAGTGTTTGGAGGCAGGGGCAGTaccccatcaagactggtggtGTTATGGGCTCAGATTTTCGCCATGCTCAAATAAAGCCAAGCCAGTGTGttataatgtcaaatttcagtGGTGAAAAACATCGctaaatttataaaatcaagcatcaaaatcataaaaatttgaggacagaaaaaaacctttattcCCAATccctttaatttctttattttttttaccctgtccTGGTTTTCTGTAATTTTCTTTCACTATATTTGCAagattttttattcattttacagtACAGTCACCAGTTAGTCACTAACTCAATGTTTTCAGAGCTTTTGCAGGGAAGATTTTTGTCTGTTACTACAAGACAAGAGAGACTGAGAACAGCGTTAACCATAaccaaaaaagttttgaaatagaaaacaaaaaatgggcTTGTGTTCAAAAAGTAATTAGCCTAAACCATCAGAGCACTACtcgcacaggattagtattacctgtatTTGTAGTAGTACTagccattatttatttatttatttattttaatcagaaaaGGCTGCACAGACCAAAAAACACACGTAATTCCCACTCCGACTTACAGACATGAAGATTCACacgggattagtattacctgcgGACCTGTCTGTCCAAAAATGAAATAGGTAATTTGCCCTAGAATTTTTACTCTATTACAGATGCAGTCAATTCCCActcaattaaaaacagacatcctGCGCAATTATTAGAAATTACCAAGGGCCCTGTGCAAATAGGGCTTTGAGCTGAAGGATTTATCATATTTTGGCAACATCCGCATGAGTAATAACCACATCCCTTGGAGTGTGATAGTCAGGTGACCAAAATCAGGTGTTTTCTCATTTCTGTGATAAACTTGGATTTAACTCTGCCTCAAATAATCACCATCAGAAGTCAGAGCACTGAGCACTGAGCAGCAGAGTCTGTGTCTCCTCCTGGTTGTCAGGATACAGGTGGCGCTGTTGCACCCACTACACCGGTGTGACGCTTCAGGCAGATGCTCAGTTACAAGATCCTTGGAATCCCAATTAATCTATTAATGCTGGCAGCCATATCTATTTTACTCAAATCCCAAGATGGCATGGGCATTTTGGCAATTTCTCACAGAATTACCTGGTTATCTTAGGAAAACCAGCTTcgctgaccaaaaaaaaaggagacaaataaGTTGAAATCTTGTCATCATCACAAGAATATCAAGTAAATCACGAATATATGAATGCGTGTTCATTTAGAGCTTTCCTACACcatggactttttgccactaagcttttttaaggtcctgacccaccagttgagaaccactggtgtattTGTACTCACCCGGAGGCAATAAGGGCACGAGACTGAGCCATGGCGATCCGTTGCAGCGCAGGTCTGCTTAGCCCTGCCAAGCTGGATCGTGGCGGCAATGGGGCGGCGCAGGCGGCTGCACCTGATGAAGACACTGGACCCAGCACACGGGCAGAAGGCGAGGGTGTGCAGGTGGAAACAGCCGTGGAGATGAGAGGAGGAGGGCCTGGAGCAGGCGCAGTAGGGGCGGAGCAGGATGCAGACAGGGACGACACAGAAGAAGGATGAGGAGGGGAGACGGTTGAGGATGAGTGTGATGTTGagggtggtggaggaggaggtggaggcggcgggagaggtggaggaggggggcgggtggaggagatggagagggCTGCTGTAGCGGAgttgaggagggagagagactgGGGGAAGCCGCCTCCGAAACCGTAGCTGGAGTTGCCAATGCTACTACCACCGATAACACCTACACCTCCTGCACCACCCATACCGCCAAAGCTAAAGCCACCTGTCGCCCCAACTATGGACGTCCTGTGGGGGGAGAGGGAACGTGACAGCGAGGGAGGCCGGGGGAGTGTCAGAGAGTATGACCCTCCCGGAATTGGGTGACTGCTGATTTTGGGGCTAGGTGGTTTGGTCTGTGGCGGCCTTCGACCAAGAGTGTGAGCAGTTGCCATTGCACCTGCTTTGACACTTAGCACCAGCATACACTGCTGACAAGCGCACGGTTGTCCTAATGAAGTGATGGCTGAAGCAGGGAGTGCCCCACTCGGGTATGCACTCCCATTTCCAGGCCCGCTGCTGCCCATCCTGATCCCCATGCCAACCCCAGAAACATCCACCCCCAGCAGTCCTCCATGGCTGGGCATAGACATAGGCCCCCATGCGTGGTGAGATCTAGGAAGAGGCCCTGACACAAGCGGGTAGGCCAGGTCTGAGCGGCGCTGGATGCGTCTGCAGCGCTGCGTCTGCCCATTGATTTGGGTCATGCTTTCGAAGTCAATGAGGTAGCAGAATCCCAGCGGCGCCAAGTCCAGCCAGGGCTGCTGGCGATCTCGTGCCGCCTGGATGGCGATACCAACGTCTGTGTCGTACGCTGTCCAACTGCCGGTGTCGTTCTCCCACTCCCACAACCAGCCCTGGCCTGGCGCTGAGGTGGGGTCGTAGAAGCTGCGTCGTACCGGTCGAAGGGTACCTGGAACATGAGTCAGATGGACATGAATATGGAGAAAGACCGTCCAGAATCTACAATCAAACTATTTAGCTCAACTCTGGGTATCTTTTCTGATTGTAACAGGAGACATCTAGAAACAAAGAGACTTCCAAAGTTAAAGTTTAatgatttttctctttctacTCAGATCGATGCTTGGTATCAACAAAGAGAGGCAATATTACTCAAAAGCTTTTCTCTATGTATAAGTACATTACAACCCTAACAAATTCAACATTTCTATGTTTGCTTGCTAAGAATGTGGCCAAACAGGTTGCCCCTGGTAACAGCACATGGTGTTCTGAATCCTGATTGGCTGGCAGCCTCTATCCGACCCAAAGCTGGCTGTGTTTGCTTTCCCAGGGAGTCCAGAGAAACTCTACAGTCTTCATACAGTAAAGCCTTCACAAATTAAATCCTGGAGCCGAAGCACAAAAGACAAGGAAAGATTTCCTCGTGGGTGGCTGAGTTTGATCTCAAAGTGACGGATGAGACATTTCAGGGGAACATGTGGCagatttttctgctttaatatGCTCTTTATGTGCACTTCTTACTGTAAGGGCTTCAATTAAATGTAGAAATTTACAGTATACCTTTGAACTGAGACGCTAGTCTAGTGTGAAGCTCATTCACAAAGTTTGCTCCCATCACCCCAGTTTTATCAAAGACCTCCTGACATTCCTCCCCAcccttcatctcctcctccccGTCTCCTATTTAGACTGGAGCACCCAGACTGCCAACACCCGCATGCCCCACAAACAACTGCACAAAAGGCTTTTACTTTCAATGCTGAGAAAGAGGGGGAAAATATGGGGTAGGGAATTGTCACATTTCGGGTGTCATTGTACAAGATTTTACCTAGACTTGAGTGTTTGCCAGCATCAGGtatacaataaaaatatacaaatagcT
This genomic stretch from Cheilinus undulatus linkage group 22, ASM1832078v1, whole genome shotgun sequence harbors:
- the dtx4a gene encoding E3 ubiquitin-protein ligase DTX4a; the encoded protein is MLLASAVVVWEWLNEHGRWRPYSPAVCHHIEAVIRSDPRCASVVLGQVDSRLSPYIIDLQSMHQFRQDTGTLRPVRRSFYDPTSAPGQGWLWEWENDTGSWTAYDTDVGIAIQAARDRQQPWLDLAPLGFCYLIDFESMTQINGQTQRCRRIQRRSDLAYPLVSGPLPRSHHAWGPMSMPSHGGLLGVDVSGVGMGIRMGSSGPGNGSAYPSGALPASAITSLGQPCACQQCMLVLSVKAGAMATAHTLGRRPPQTKPPSPKISSHPIPGGSYSLTLPRPPSLSRSLSPHRTSIVGATGGFSFGGMGGAGGVGVIGGSSIGNSSYGFGGGFPQSLSLLNSATAALSISSTRPPPPPLPPPPPPPPPPSTSHSSSTVSPPHPSSVSSLSASCSAPTAPAPGPPPLISTAVSTCTPSPSARVLGPVSSSGAAACAAPLPPRSSLAGLSRPALQRIAMAQSRALIASGVPTVPVKNLNGSSPVHPALAGITGILMSAAGLPVCLTRPPKLVLHPPPVSKSDIKPVPGLGHCCRKTTKKQARKGKTPEEVVKRYLQKVRNPPEEDCTICMEALAGPSGYKGPGVGGISRAESVGRLAQCGHQYHLQCLVAMYNNGNKDGSLQCPTCKTIYGVKTGNQPPGKMEYHVIPHSLPGHPDCKTIRIIYNIPPGIQGPEHPNPGKPFTARGFPRHCYLPDSEKGRKVLRLLLVAWDRRLIFSVGTSSTTGESDTVIWNEVHHKTEFGSNLTGHGYPDPGHLDNVLEELKAQGITEEECLPRD